In Serratia liquefaciens ATCC 27592, the genomic stretch GCAGGGTATCTATTACCGAGCGGATAGAATCGCGCACGAACACCGTAGGGTCGTACGGCGATTCCCAGCTCATGCCGTCCGGAAAGCGGGTCGACAGCTCGGCCATTTTGGCCCGCACCGCATTGGACAGTTCGATGGCATTGGCACCCGGTGCCTGGAAGATACCAATCCCGACCGCGTCTTTATTATTGAGCTGGGCACGCAACGCATAGCTGCCGGAACCCATTTCAATACGCGCCACGTCACGCAGGCGGACGATCTCGCCGTTGTCGCCGCTTTTGAGAATGATATTACCGAACTCTTCCTCAGTCTGCAGGCGGCCCTGCGCGTTGATCGACAGCAGGTAATCGCTGCGGGTCGGCATAGGTTCCGCCCCCAACTGGCCGGCGGAAACCTGCACGTTTTGCTCCTGCATGGCGGTAACCACGTCAGAGGCCGTCAGCCCGCGTGAAGCGACCTTGTTCGGATCCAACCAGATGCGCATCGCATATTCGCCCGCACCGAAGATCTGTACCTGACCGATCCCCGGCAAACGGGCCAGTTCATCCTTGACCTTCAGGGTGGCGTAGTTGCGCAGGTAAAGTGAATCGTATTTGCCGGAAGGGGAGACCAAATGCACCACCAGCGTCAGGGCCGGCGATTGCTTCTGGGTGGTTACCCCCTGGCGACGCACATCCTCCGGCAGGCGCGCTTCGGCCTGCGCCACGCGGTTTTGTACCTGCACCTGTGCCTGGTCAGGATCGGTTCCCGGGCGGAAGGTGACGGTGGTTACCAGGACACCGTCGGAACCGGCTACCGATTTCATGTACATCATATTTTCGACGCCGTTGATCGCTTCTTCCAGCGGCGTTGCTACCGTTTCGGCAATCTCTTTCGGGTTGGCGCCCGGGTATTCTGCGCGCACCTGCACGCTGGGCGGCACGACGTCAGGGTACTCGCTGATCGGCAACAGCGGGATGGCAATCACGCCGCCGACAAAAATCAGGATCGACAGCACCGCGGCAAAAATCGGTCGGTCGATGAAAAAACGGGAAAAGTCCATGGCTCAGAATTCCTGCTGGGGCTTAGTTAAGCGCGGAAGCATCGGCGTTGATCGCCACGGTTTTTGCTGCAACCGGCATGCCCGGCATAAACACTTTTTGCATACCGTCGACGATCACCCGATCGCCCGCAGACAGGCCTTTGCGGACAATGCGCAGTCCGTCAGCCACGCGGCCGACCTCGATGTCTCGGCGCTGCGCCTTGCCGTCTTTATCGACGATATAAACAAACTTGCGGTCCTGATCGGTCATTACCGACTTGTCGTCAATCAGCATGGCGTTGAACACGGCGCTGCCGGGCATCTGCACCCGTGCAAACAGCCCTGGCGTAAAGCGGCGCTCGGCGTTTTCCAGCAGGGCGCGCATACGAATGGTACCGGTGCCGGCGTTCAGTTGGTTATCGGTGAAATCCACCACGCCCTGATGCGGATAGCCGTCTTCGCCCACCAGCCCGACCTTCACCGGCAGTTTTGCCGTGCGTCGACCATCGTTTTGGTACCGCAGGAAGGTGGCTTCATCGACGTCGAAATAGACATACACCTTATCGAGCGAGACCAGCGTGGTGAGCACGCTGGCGCTGTCGCCGGCGGTGACCAGGTTACCGGCAGTGATCATGGCGCGGCTGGCGCGACCGTCGATCGGGGCGATCACTCGGGTAAAGTCGAGATTCAACTGTGCCATGTCGAACTGGGCCTGGGCTGCTAAAACGTTGCTCTGTGCCTGTGCGGCGGAGGAGCGACGTTGTTCCCATACCTCGGTCGAAATCGCCTGGCTGCCAATCAGCTTCTCGGTACGGCTGGATTCGCTGCGCGCCAGCGCGGCCTGGTTGCGTGCCCGCACCAGTTCGGCCTGAGCCTGTTCGCGCGCGGCGCGGTAGGTACGATCGTCTATGGTAAACAGCACCTGACCTTTCTTGACTTCGTCGCCTTCGGTGTAATTCACCTTGTCGATATAGCCGGAAACCCGCGGACGCAACTGCACGCTTTGCACCGCTTCGATTCGGCCATTAAAGGTATCCCATTGGCTGATGGGTTTGATTACCACGTCGGCGGCGCTGACGGCAGGCGGCGGGGGGGCCGCATTCTTGGCGGCGCTGTTATCACACCCGGCCAGCAACGTGACCAGCAGCGCAATCGCCGAGAGGCGTGCGCCGAAACCGATGGCGTTATGACGGCCTGGAGAGGGGAACAATGAGTTTGGCTGGCTTGGCATTCTTTTTATTTCCAGTGGGTAAGCACGATCAGGCCATACACCCGGCCCTGTTATCCGGGTAACGACTCTGGCCTGGGGCCGACGGCAGTGCGGTTGCACCGTCATCGGCGCAACGGTTAGGTTTTGAAACACATTGTTGTCACATTAATGTATCAATATCGGTTACATTAATTGTGTGGATTATAGAAGTGCCCCTCCGTTAAATGCAATAATAAAAATTGCATTTAGTGCGAAACTGCTGCAACGTAATGACATCGGGCAGCGGATTTACCTGCCAACGTCATGGGAGCGTCAGCATGAATAGCACGGGCTTTATTACTGATTTGATTGAGTGGATTGACAACAATCTGGAAGAGAAGCTGGATATCAACACCGTGGCGGGGCGCGCGGGGTATTCCAAATGGCACCTGCAGCGTATGTTCAAACGCCAGACCGGCTACGCGCTGGGGGAGTATATCCGTATGCAGAAGCTGAGGCTTTCAGCCGAGCGCCTGGCCAACAGCGGCGAGCCGATCGTCAGCGTGGCGATCTCACTCGGTTTCGATTCGCAACAGTCCTTCAATCGCAGTTTTAAACGCCATTACGGCCAAACCCCGGGTGACTGGCGCCGAGGTGGAATGCAGCCGCACATGATGGCCAACCGACCGCACTGAGGCGGGTTGCAGACAGCAAAAAAGCCTGAACTCGCGTTCAGGCTTTCTCGTCAAATAGGGCGGTGAGGGGGGATTCGCGCGCTGCGCTCATCCTCCCGGTCGGTATGACATGCAAAAAAAAGTCTGGAGGTTAATCCAGACTTTCTCTTTAAAATATGGCGGTGAGGGAGGGGTTCG encodes the following:
- a CDS encoding efflux RND transporter periplasmic adaptor subunit, whose translation is MPSQPNSLFPSPGRHNAIGFGARLSAIALLVTLLAGCDNSAAKNAAPPPPAVSAADVVIKPISQWDTFNGRIEAVQSVQLRPRVSGYIDKVNYTEGDEVKKGQVLFTIDDRTYRAAREQAQAELVRARNQAALARSESSRTEKLIGSQAISTEVWEQRRSSAAQAQSNVLAAQAQFDMAQLNLDFTRVIAPIDGRASRAMITAGNLVTAGDSASVLTTLVSLDKVYVYFDVDEATFLRYQNDGRRTAKLPVKVGLVGEDGYPHQGVVDFTDNQLNAGTGTIRMRALLENAERRFTPGLFARVQMPGSAVFNAMLIDDKSVMTDQDRKFVYIVDKDGKAQRRDIEVGRVADGLRIVRKGLSAGDRVIVDGMQKVFMPGMPVAAKTVAINADASALN
- a CDS encoding helix-turn-helix domain-containing protein, producing MNSTGFITDLIEWIDNNLEEKLDINTVAGRAGYSKWHLQRMFKRQTGYALGEYIRMQKLRLSAERLANSGEPIVSVAISLGFDSQQSFNRSFKRHYGQTPGDWRRGGMQPHMMANRPH